The following proteins are co-located in the Rhodothermales bacterium genome:
- the murB gene encoding UDP-N-acetylmuramate dehydrogenase, with protein sequence MPGCCSVNPLLDGEGSGDVARQQPEPANVRCIFKATTRIIDTLTTAPTDAVTRLTELLGAGRIHRNVVLAPYTTFKIGGPADLFVEATSSDELEQIIQIARSHDLNHFLLGCGANILVGDRGFRGLIIHNAATRIQVDAESARVYAESGAIFYPNVIDAAADAGLQGIEHYVGIPSTVGGALWQNLHFLSPPPDRERTMFIAEVLHEAEILAEEGERRTVGVDYFKFGYDYSILHDRDDIVLSATFQLESGDRETMRRTMDANLQWRAERHPPLTTEPSAGSIFKKIEGIGAGRLIDEAGLKGTRVGGAEITRRHANIMINRGDAKAADVQALILIVRNAVRERFDLDLEPEIAFVGDFDPPTSAK encoded by the coding sequence ATGCCGGGGTGTTGTTCGGTGAATCCCTTACTCGACGGTGAAGGTAGCGGTGATGTTGCACGGCAACAACCCGAACCCGCCAACGTTCGTTGTATCTTCAAGGCTACCACTCGAATCATCGACACGTTGACGACCGCACCCACAGACGCCGTCACCCGCCTCACAGAGTTGCTCGGGGCCGGAAGGATTCACCGCAATGTGGTCCTGGCACCGTACACGACGTTCAAGATCGGTGGGCCGGCCGATCTCTTTGTTGAAGCGACGTCAAGCGACGAACTCGAGCAGATCATTCAGATCGCAAGAAGTCACGATCTGAACCACTTTTTGCTCGGCTGCGGAGCAAATATTCTGGTCGGTGACCGGGGATTCAGGGGCCTCATCATTCACAATGCGGCTACCCGAATTCAAGTGGACGCGGAATCGGCCCGTGTTTATGCTGAAAGCGGCGCCATCTTTTACCCGAATGTGATCGATGCTGCGGCAGACGCCGGCTTGCAGGGCATCGAACACTACGTGGGTATTCCGTCGACTGTTGGCGGCGCCCTGTGGCAGAACCTGCACTTCCTTTCGCCCCCGCCGGATCGCGAACGGACCATGTTCATTGCCGAAGTGCTTCACGAAGCGGAGATTCTGGCGGAAGAAGGGGAACGACGAACCGTCGGAGTCGACTACTTCAAGTTCGGCTACGACTACTCCATCCTCCACGACCGCGACGATATCGTGCTGTCGGCAACTTTTCAGCTTGAATCCGGTGACCGCGAAACCATGCGTCGGACGATGGACGCCAACCTCCAATGGCGCGCCGAACGACATCCGCCGCTCACAACGGAGCCAAGTGCGGGCTCGATTTTCAAGAAGATTGAGGGCATCGGTGCGGGCCGCCTGATCGACGAGGCCGGCCTGAAAGGCACGCGCGTCGGCGGTGCCGAAATAACCCGCCGCCATGCCAACATCATGATCAATCGCGGAGATGCAAAAGCAGCCGACGTTCAGGCCCTCATCCTGATTGTCCGAAATGCGGTCCGCGAGCGGTTTGATCTCGACCTGGAGCCGGAAATCGCCTTCGTTGGCGACTTTGATCCTCCGACGTCCGCCAAATGA
- a CDS encoding heme ABC transporter permease CcmB — protein sequence MTWLAGSWAIFRKDFEVELRDRYGISVLLMFVVSTLLLTMFALGQQPISVHAQSALLWIVIVYAASIGLGRAFVSEVERGTVILLQLHAEASMVYAGKLMFNFLLVLAANFLAGVAFVALLNIDVDFPGLFATTLLLGSLGLSGATTLLAAIIARTANRGPLLPVLVFPLLIPLLLSVVGATKNALAGGVGWSGSTDHLVTLLSFAGVVITASVLLFDFVWKD from the coding sequence ATGACCTGGCTAGCAGGCTCCTGGGCCATTTTCAGAAAAGACTTCGAAGTCGAATTGCGCGACCGATATGGGATCAGCGTCCTGCTGATGTTCGTCGTGTCGACGCTGTTGTTGACCATGTTCGCGCTTGGCCAGCAGCCGATCTCTGTGCACGCTCAATCAGCACTCCTGTGGATTGTCATCGTATACGCCGCGTCCATCGGACTCGGCCGCGCGTTTGTGAGCGAGGTGGAGCGAGGAACGGTGATCCTGCTTCAGCTCCACGCGGAAGCGAGCATGGTGTATGCGGGCAAGTTGATGTTCAACTTCCTCCTCGTACTCGCGGCCAACTTTCTCGCCGGTGTAGCCTTCGTGGCTCTGCTCAATATCGACGTTGACTTCCCCGGCCTTTTCGCGACAACCCTCCTGCTCGGCTCTCTTGGCCTGTCGGGCGCGACGACACTGCTGGCGGCGATTATTGCGCGCACGGCCAATCGAGGTCCGCTGCTCCCCGTTCTCGTGTTTCCGTTACTGATTCCGCTCCTGCTCTCTGTAGTGGGGGCGACAAAGAACGCCCTCGCCGGCGGTGTCGGCTGGTCAGGATCCACGGATCATCTGGTGACCCTGCTGAGTTTTGCGGGTGTCGTGATCACGGCATCGGTTCTTCTTTTCGATTTTGTCTGGAAAGACTAG
- the ccsA gene encoding cytochrome c biogenesis protein CcsA: MRHPEVNVKRYQLVRNLVIGWLTIVILAAFVLDIPRINILEHTARNLYFHVPMWFTLMAAVFLSAYHSIRYLGSGKQIHDIRASESARLAVVFGLMGLVTGIFWSRFTWYQGTDIWWNWDPRQSMAAVELLIYGAYFILRDSIDDPEKRGRIAAVYNIFAATTVPFLLYVLPRQMQSLHPGADGNPAFSEITHPVMRLVFYPAIIGFIGLFWVLYTQRVRLKLASERAEDLLYHKHHLPEQP; the protein is encoded by the coding sequence ATGCGTCATCCCGAAGTCAATGTGAAACGCTACCAGTTGGTGCGAAATCTGGTGATCGGCTGGCTCACAATTGTGATTCTTGCCGCTTTCGTGCTGGATATTCCCCGCATCAATATTCTGGAGCACACGGCGCGAAACCTGTATTTCCACGTGCCGATGTGGTTCACGCTCATGGCAGCGGTGTTCCTCTCCGCGTACCACTCGATTCGCTACCTCGGCTCCGGAAAGCAGATCCATGACATTCGCGCCTCGGAATCGGCGCGGCTGGCCGTCGTCTTCGGTCTCATGGGTCTGGTGACCGGCATTTTCTGGTCGCGATTTACGTGGTACCAGGGAACGGATATCTGGTGGAACTGGGATCCACGCCAGTCCATGGCGGCTGTCGAACTGCTGATCTACGGAGCGTACTTCATTCTGCGGGACTCCATCGACGATCCTGAAAAGCGGGGCCGGATTGCCGCCGTATACAACATATTTGCCGCCACGACCGTCCCGTTCCTGCTTTACGTGTTACCGCGGCAGATGCAGAGCCTGCATCCGGGTGCTGACGGGAATCCGGCGTTCAGTGAGATCACTCATCCGGTGATGCGCCTTGTGTTCTACCCGGCTATCATTGGATTTATCGGGCTCTTCTGGGTCCTCTACACGCAGCGTGTGCGCCTGAAACTTGCGTCGGAGCGTGCCGAAGACCTTCTGTATCACAAACACCATCTTCCGGAGCAACCATGA
- a CDS encoding cytochrome c maturation protein CcmE has product MKAKTIIGLILLVGFTTLLFLNFGQQVGGYMSFAQAAESGSKAHVVGTWLEDREASYNPSENVFVFYMQDDDGNVREVQYSNPKPANFEDAEKLVIEGRANGDVFHAENILVKCPSKYNAEAPTNLQPATS; this is encoded by the coding sequence ATGAAAGCGAAGACCATCATCGGGCTCATTCTACTTGTTGGATTCACCACCCTTCTGTTTCTGAATTTCGGTCAGCAGGTTGGTGGGTACATGAGTTTTGCGCAGGCCGCCGAATCCGGTTCCAAGGCCCATGTCGTTGGCACGTGGCTTGAAGATCGCGAGGCGAGCTACAATCCGTCAGAAAACGTGTTCGTCTTCTATATGCAGGACGACGACGGCAACGTCCGCGAGGTCCAGTATTCCAACCCCAAGCCGGCGAACTTCGAGGATGCTGAGAAGCTCGTGATCGAAGGGCGTGCCAACGGTGACGTCTTTCATGCGGAAAATATCCTCGTGAAATGCCCGTCGAAGTACAACGCCGAGGCGCCGACAAATCTGCAGCCGGCCACTTCCTGA
- a CDS encoding DUF1499 domain-containing protein, with protein sequence MSSDADTLSNPLAACPAFPACVRRSVAFSIPADSLLNSARSALESMNPLQVEDLSQGRVTSVHRAGFFKDDMEFVVAPTAYGSVLHVRSASRTGHWDLGVNRFRVWRFLRAVRNTIEAT encoded by the coding sequence GTGTCTTCAGATGCCGACACGCTGAGTAACCCTCTGGCGGCGTGCCCTGCCTTTCCGGCGTGCGTTCGTCGCTCGGTCGCGTTCTCGATACCAGCCGATTCTCTCCTGAATAGCGCGCGCAGCGCCCTGGAGTCGATGAACCCGCTCCAGGTCGAGGACTTGAGCCAGGGTCGCGTTACCTCCGTTCACCGGGCCGGATTCTTCAAGGATGACATGGAGTTCGTCGTCGCTCCTACTGCGTACGGCAGCGTGCTCCACGTTCGTAGTGCGAGCCGCACAGGCCACTGGGATCTGGGCGTAAATCGCTTCAGAGTGTGGAGATTCCTCCGAGCAGTTCGGAATACCATCGAGGCCACGTAG
- the mgtE gene encoding magnesium transporter — MEMTGEVLENVSALVESGQRGMVMNLVADLYPADLALLLEHLSAHEARILFHWLSIERAGEVLPELDDDFRATLLEEVHSERITEIIDELDTDDAADVLADLPEEVVQEVLPALEDKVELEELLTYDEESAGGIMGTEFVAVPGDWTVDDATEEVRRKADDVEPIYAVFVLDSEKRLIGGVSLKRLLLSRAGSRMDVVMDTDDICVVAGVDQEEVARVMERYDMVSLPVVDDQRRPIGRITIDDVVDVLRDEAEEDIQRMSGVAGGEEPTDSILRITRGRLPWLLAGLCGAGLSSLVIARFEHTLEQAVVLAFFIPIVMATAGNAGIQSSAIAVQGIAAGDVWSGDLLKRLAKEMGVAIINAVALAAVLAVGVLALVDADRPRMLALTASLALVLVIILATTIGAAVPLVLNRLGIDPALATGPFITTTNDILGILVFFVLASLIYLS, encoded by the coding sequence ATGGAGATGACTGGAGAAGTGCTGGAGAACGTCTCTGCGCTGGTCGAGTCCGGACAGCGCGGCATGGTCATGAACCTCGTCGCCGACCTGTATCCGGCAGACCTGGCGCTTCTGTTGGAGCACCTGTCGGCGCACGAGGCGCGCATTCTGTTCCACTGGCTTTCGATCGAGCGCGCTGGCGAAGTGCTGCCGGAACTCGACGACGATTTTCGCGCGACGCTGCTTGAGGAAGTGCACTCCGAGCGCATCACCGAGATCATCGATGAGCTGGATACCGACGACGCCGCGGACGTGTTGGCCGACCTCCCCGAGGAAGTTGTGCAGGAGGTCCTTCCTGCTCTCGAAGACAAGGTCGAACTCGAAGAGCTACTGACGTACGATGAGGAGAGCGCCGGCGGGATCATGGGCACCGAGTTCGTGGCCGTGCCCGGTGACTGGACCGTCGACGACGCCACCGAAGAAGTTCGTCGAAAGGCCGATGATGTCGAGCCGATTTATGCCGTGTTTGTACTGGACTCCGAGAAGCGGCTGATCGGTGGCGTGTCGCTCAAGCGTCTGTTGCTTTCGCGAGCGGGATCGCGCATGGACGTCGTCATGGACACAGACGATATCTGTGTAGTTGCCGGCGTGGATCAGGAAGAGGTCGCCCGGGTCATGGAGCGCTACGACATGGTTTCTTTACCGGTCGTGGACGACCAGCGACGCCCGATCGGCCGAATAACAATCGACGACGTCGTTGACGTCTTGCGCGACGAAGCCGAAGAGGACATCCAGCGCATGAGCGGTGTGGCTGGAGGTGAGGAGCCGACCGACTCTATCCTGCGGATCACACGTGGTCGACTTCCATGGCTGCTTGCGGGACTCTGCGGCGCGGGACTATCGTCACTCGTCATCGCGAGGTTTGAGCACACACTCGAACAGGCCGTCGTCCTTGCGTTCTTTATTCCGATCGTGATGGCGACCGCAGGTAACGCGGGCATTCAGAGTTCGGCCATCGCCGTGCAGGGCATCGCAGCCGGCGATGTGTGGTCGGGAGACCTGCTGAAACGCCTGGCGAAGGAAATGGGTGTAGCTATTATCAACGCTGTGGCGCTTGCAGCCGTGCTCGCCGTGGGAGTGCTTGCCCTGGTTGATGCCGACCGCCCGCGAATGCTGGCGTTGACTGCCAGTCTCGCACTGGTACTGGTGATCATTCTGGCTACCACGATCGGCGCGGCGGTTCCTCTTGTGCTCAATCGTCTTGGAATTGACCCTGCGCTTGCAACAGGCCCCTTCATCACGACGACGAACGACATCCTGGGCATCCTCGTGTTCTTCGTCCTGGCGTCGCTGATCTACCTGAGCTGA
- the rsmA gene encoding ribosomal RNA small subunit methyltransferase A — translation MSTIRPKRSLGQNFLVDPNTARRIVDALAVPTGGQVVEIGPGTGAITSLLLARHPQLIAVEIDQRAVQALTEQFPDLDVRHQDVLDIDWKALAGQGGSRLHVIGNLPYHITSPILFSLFENTSFVAEAVIMMQLEVAERLIAKPRTKPYGILSVATQLVGRAEILFRVSRNVFRPRPNVTSAVVRLTFPQEPSGVEYSGRLREVVRAAFNQRRKKLRNSLAAVAESAGVEVPDRWSNRRAEELVPEEFVELTRYLTR, via the coding sequence ATGTCGACGATCAGACCCAAGCGTTCACTGGGTCAGAACTTCCTGGTTGACCCGAACACGGCGCGTCGAATCGTGGATGCACTGGCTGTGCCGACCGGCGGTCAGGTTGTGGAGATCGGTCCGGGTACGGGAGCGATTACGAGCTTACTGCTCGCACGGCATCCACAGCTCATCGCCGTTGAGATCGATCAGCGGGCCGTTCAGGCGTTGACGGAGCAGTTTCCCGACCTAGACGTGCGGCATCAGGATGTACTGGATATCGACTGGAAGGCGCTCGCCGGGCAGGGCGGCAGCAGGTTACACGTAATCGGCAACCTGCCGTACCACATTACGAGCCCGATCCTGTTTTCGTTGTTCGAGAACACGTCGTTTGTGGCGGAAGCGGTCATCATGATGCAGCTTGAGGTGGCCGAACGTCTCATCGCGAAGCCGCGGACGAAGCCGTACGGAATTCTCTCCGTGGCCACACAACTGGTCGGCCGTGCGGAGATTCTTTTTCGCGTCTCGCGCAACGTCTTCAGGCCTCGACCAAACGTGACGAGCGCCGTGGTCCGCCTCACGTTTCCGCAGGAGCCGTCGGGTGTCGAATACAGCGGTCGCCTCAGGGAAGTGGTGCGCGCTGCATTCAACCAGCGCAGAAAGAAGCTTCGAAACAGCCTCGCTGCGGTGGCGGAGAGTGCCGGCGTTGAAGTCCCCGATCGCTGGTCGAATCGCAGGGCTGAAGAACTCGTGCCCGAGGAGTTTGTTGAGTTGACACGCTATCTTACGCGCTGA
- a CDS encoding biotin transporter BioY yields the protein MTTSISSISARPALVDSLHQDRASARVQVAGIVGFALLTVLGAQVRIYLWEVPFTLQTVAVYGSGLYLGWRNGAAAQVLYLLLGLVFPVYAGDGYGAQYLFSAVSAGYLFGFPVAAAIVGTVTRRWKSLSGATVSMICGSLAMFSMGVLWLHYAAGHSTWLESIDKGWLRFIPADLAKVLLLGLLYTGSRRFGREAGH from the coding sequence ATGACAACCTCGATTTCCAGTATCTCCGCCCGCCCGGCACTCGTCGACAGTCTCCACCAGGATCGCGCTTCCGCTCGAGTCCAGGTCGCGGGTATCGTCGGATTCGCGCTTCTGACCGTGCTCGGGGCACAGGTCAGGATATATCTCTGGGAGGTACCGTTCACACTGCAGACGGTCGCCGTATATGGTAGTGGTCTGTATCTGGGCTGGAGAAACGGTGCGGCGGCTCAGGTTTTGTATCTGCTGCTGGGCCTCGTCTTCCCCGTGTATGCGGGCGATGGATATGGAGCGCAGTACCTGTTCAGCGCCGTATCGGCCGGGTACCTCTTCGGATTTCCGGTCGCTGCCGCGATCGTCGGCACGGTAACACGGCGATGGAAATCGCTTTCGGGAGCCACTGTCTCGATGATTTGCGGATCACTGGCGATGTTCTCGATGGGTGTCCTCTGGCTCCACTATGCGGCCGGTCATTCGACGTGGTTAGAGTCCATCGACAAGGGATGGCTGCGGTTCATTCCTGCTGATCTGGCAAAAGTCCTCCTGCTTGGACTGCTTTACACGGGATCTCGCCGGTTTGGTCGCGAAGCCGGACACTAG
- a CDS encoding DUF922 domain-containing protein → MILFLVSITIPLENARAQQRSMRDLSAGLEIDLTYSYYDVHGRTLEDIHESLVDGGPETGGETFYAVTGVETGFRYRQVQQGPICRLEDVGVQAQVIMRLPQWNGREQASSSVRHAWDRFFDHLTRHEAEHYRIIELGVRKVYTSLLDLRAHSCNVLDSQAKLLVQSISDDLSAQNASLDLDTDHGAKDGAVWPPEQFSGTR, encoded by the coding sequence ATGATACTCTTCCTGGTGTCGATCACGATTCCACTTGAGAACGCACGCGCCCAGCAGCGGAGCATGCGGGACTTGTCTGCAGGATTGGAGATCGACCTCACGTACAGCTACTACGACGTGCATGGCCGTACGCTCGAGGACATCCACGAATCTCTAGTCGACGGTGGCCCGGAGACCGGTGGAGAGACGTTTTATGCTGTGACCGGTGTTGAGACCGGCTTTCGATATCGCCAGGTGCAGCAGGGTCCGATCTGTCGGCTTGAGGACGTCGGCGTCCAGGCCCAGGTGATCATGCGGCTCCCCCAGTGGAATGGCCGGGAGCAGGCCAGCTCCTCCGTGCGTCATGCCTGGGACCGGTTCTTCGATCACCTGACGCGCCACGAGGCAGAACACTACCGCATTATCGAACTCGGCGTCAGAAAGGTCTACACCTCACTGCTAGATCTGCGAGCCCATTCCTGCAATGTCCTGGACAGCCAGGCGAAACTTCTGGTTCAGTCGATCTCGGATGATCTGTCGGCGCAGAATGCAAGTCTGGATCTCGACACCGATCACGGCGCAAAGGACGGCGCCGTCTGGCCACCCGAGCAATTCTCGGGCACCCGCTGA
- the metH gene encoding methionine synthase: protein MSSTQTTIEALIRRSIVVMDGAMGTMIQRYEFGEADFRGKRFGDHEMNLVGNNDLLSLVQPDAIREIHAAYLDVGAQIIETNTFSATPISQADYGLSHVAREINVAAAAVAREAVNDRGLAGKCFVAGAIGPTNKTLSISPDVSDPGFRAVDFDEMASSYREQVLGLLDGGVDCLLVETVFDTLNCKAALYAIQQCFEERNVQIPVMISGTVVDMSGRTLSGQTPRAFWVSVAHMPSLMSVGLNCALGSAQMRPFIEELSDAATCATSLYPNAGLPNEFGGYDETPDFMAGVIADYARAGYVNLVGGCCGSTPDHIAAIADAVKGIAPRQITERPRYLRVSGLEVLELRPDINFVNIGERTNVTGSRRFARLIKEDSYEEALSVARQQVENGAQMIDVNMDEGLLDSPAAMTRFLRLVATEPDVARVPIVIDSSDWSVIEAGLRCAQGKCIVNSISLKEGEESFRHQAREARRFGAAVIVMAFDEDGQADSFERRIEICRRAHSILLEVGVPPEDIIFDPNIFAIATGIPEHNNYATDFIRATEWIKENLPHASVSGGVSNLSFSFRGNDVVREAMQSAFLLAAVRAGMDMGIVNASQLVVYSDIDPVLLERVEDVIFNRRDDATERLVEVAGNYGREGRSEEPVKAWRSLPVEERLQHALVDGIADFVEVDVEEARQAVDRTIDIIEGPLMDGMNRVGDLFGEGKMFLPQVVKSARVMKKAVAYLTPFIEAEAAGMKEAPRRQRILLATVKGDVHDIGKNIVGVVLGCNGYDVVDLGVMVPSDRILDAAREHEVDVIGLSGLITPSLDEMVRVASELERVGFTQPLLIGGATTSKVHTAVKIAPKYSGVVVHVLDASRSASTMTSLLSDEKDAFASDVRSEYELVRERFESSGRSTHFLSLEEARRNPFVTDWNQMSITVPAEPGMHILDDITVDQLRDYIDWTPFFQAWELRGKYPAILEDPKLGKEAKKLLDDANEMLDRLASDPSQQPRGVCGLFPANSDGDDILVYVDGSRDSPIATLRTLRQQTRKTPGKPNRALSDFIAPIGSGKADYIGMFAVTAGHGTAGLVAEFEEAYDDYSAILVRALADRLVEAFAEWLHERVRRTLWGYAHEEALSSTDLILERYRGIRPAPGYPAQPDHTEKETIWDLLDAEAKTGIRLTDSLAMDPAASVCGLYFAHPDADYFNVGKVLRDQVADYAGRKRRTMEEMERWLAPRLGYDPDKVSKPSGS, encoded by the coding sequence ATGAGCAGTACACAGACGACTATCGAAGCGCTGATTCGTCGGTCCATCGTAGTGATGGATGGTGCGATGGGGACGATGATACAGCGATACGAATTCGGGGAGGCAGACTTCAGGGGCAAGCGCTTCGGTGATCACGAAATGAACCTGGTGGGCAATAACGATCTGCTCTCGTTAGTCCAGCCAGACGCGATCCGGGAGATTCATGCGGCGTATCTGGACGTGGGCGCGCAGATCATCGAAACCAATACATTTTCTGCCACGCCCATTTCCCAGGCTGACTACGGGTTGTCTCATGTCGCGCGAGAAATCAATGTGGCGGCAGCCGCAGTCGCGCGAGAGGCAGTGAACGACCGTGGTCTTGCCGGCAAGTGTTTTGTTGCCGGCGCCATTGGTCCTACCAACAAGACACTCTCCATTTCGCCTGACGTGAGCGACCCCGGATTCCGGGCTGTCGACTTCGACGAGATGGCGAGCAGCTATCGGGAACAGGTGCTCGGTTTGTTGGATGGCGGCGTCGATTGTCTCCTCGTCGAGACCGTGTTCGATACGCTGAATTGCAAGGCGGCCCTGTACGCCATCCAGCAGTGTTTCGAGGAGCGAAATGTTCAGATTCCCGTGATGATTTCCGGGACCGTTGTCGACATGAGCGGCCGTACGCTTTCGGGTCAGACGCCGCGCGCATTCTGGGTGTCTGTTGCGCACATGCCGTCGCTGATGAGTGTGGGATTGAATTGCGCGCTGGGCTCGGCGCAGATGCGTCCGTTCATCGAGGAACTATCGGACGCTGCGACATGCGCCACCAGTCTGTATCCGAATGCCGGCCTTCCGAACGAGTTTGGTGGTTACGACGAGACCCCCGATTTCATGGCCGGCGTGATTGCAGATTACGCGCGCGCAGGATATGTCAATCTTGTCGGCGGCTGTTGCGGGAGTACGCCCGACCACATCGCGGCGATTGCAGATGCGGTTAAAGGCATTGCGCCTCGCCAGATCACTGAGCGGCCGCGATACCTGCGTGTCAGCGGACTTGAGGTGCTCGAACTGCGCCCCGACATCAACTTCGTCAACATCGGTGAGCGCACAAACGTAACTGGATCGCGGCGATTCGCACGGCTCATAAAAGAAGACAGTTACGAAGAGGCGCTCTCCGTTGCCAGGCAGCAGGTCGAGAATGGTGCGCAGATGATCGACGTCAACATGGACGAGGGTCTTCTCGATTCACCAGCGGCGATGACGCGGTTCCTGCGACTGGTGGCGACCGAGCCGGATGTCGCGCGCGTTCCCATCGTCATTGATTCGTCCGACTGGTCCGTAATCGAGGCGGGTCTCAGATGTGCCCAGGGCAAGTGTATCGTCAACTCCATCTCACTCAAGGAAGGCGAGGAGTCTTTTCGTCACCAGGCGCGCGAGGCCCGACGATTCGGAGCAGCCGTCATCGTCATGGCATTCGACGAGGACGGACAGGCCGATTCCTTCGAGCGCCGAATCGAGATTTGCCGTCGCGCCCACTCCATTCTCCTCGAAGTAGGCGTTCCACCGGAAGACATAATCTTCGATCCGAATATCTTCGCCATCGCCACCGGAATCCCGGAGCACAATAATTACGCAACGGACTTCATACGGGCGACGGAGTGGATCAAAGAGAATCTTCCGCATGCCAGCGTTTCCGGAGGTGTGAGCAACCTGTCGTTCTCGTTCCGTGGCAACGACGTCGTCCGCGAGGCCATGCAGTCCGCTTTTTTGCTTGCGGCCGTCCGTGCCGGAATGGACATGGGTATCGTAAATGCAAGTCAACTTGTCGTTTACTCGGACATCGATCCCGTGCTGCTCGAGCGGGTCGAGGATGTGATTTTCAACCGACGCGACGATGCGACGGAGCGTCTGGTTGAGGTCGCGGGTAACTACGGTCGGGAGGGACGTTCTGAAGAGCCCGTAAAAGCATGGAGATCGCTCCCGGTCGAGGAACGGCTACAGCACGCCCTTGTCGACGGCATCGCGGATTTCGTCGAGGTCGATGTCGAGGAGGCCCGCCAGGCTGTTGATCGCACGATCGACATCATCGAGGGGCCCCTGATGGATGGCATGAACAGAGTCGGAGATCTGTTTGGAGAAGGGAAGATGTTTCTTCCTCAGGTGGTCAAGAGCGCGCGCGTCATGAAGAAGGCGGTCGCATATCTGACTCCTTTCATCGAGGCGGAGGCGGCCGGCATGAAGGAGGCGCCTCGGCGGCAGCGCATTCTTCTCGCAACGGTCAAGGGCGACGTTCACGATATCGGAAAGAACATCGTCGGCGTGGTGCTGGGCTGCAACGGTTACGACGTCGTCGACCTGGGCGTCATGGTGCCGTCGGATCGCATACTGGACGCGGCAAGGGAGCACGAGGTTGACGTGATCGGACTGAGTGGACTGATCACACCTTCACTGGACGAAATGGTGCGTGTCGCCAGCGAACTCGAACGAGTCGGTTTCACGCAGCCATTGCTTATTGGTGGCGCGACGACATCCAAAGTGCATACGGCCGTCAAGATTGCGCCGAAGTATTCCGGCGTTGTTGTGCACGTGCTGGATGCATCGAGAAGCGCAAGCACGATGACGAGTCTTCTTTCAGATGAGAAAGACGCGTTTGCGTCGGACGTGCGCTCGGAGTATGAACTCGTCCGAGAACGCTTTGAGTCGAGCGGCCGGTCAACGCATTTTCTTTCGCTGGAGGAGGCGCGCCGTAATCCGTTCGTTACCGACTGGAACCAGATGAGTATCACAGTCCCGGCGGAACCCGGGATGCACATCCTCGATGACATAACGGTGGATCAGCTCCGCGACTACATCGACTGGACGCCGTTCTTTCAGGCGTGGGAGCTTCGAGGGAAGTATCCGGCGATTCTCGAAGACCCGAAGCTGGGCAAGGAGGCGAAGAAGCTGCTCGACGACGCGAACGAAATGCTCGATCGACTGGCGAGCGATCCGAGCCAGCAGCCGCGTGGCGTCTGCGGACTGTTTCCGGCGAATAGCGACGGCGACGACATCCTGGTGTATGTAGACGGGTCGCGGGATTCGCCGATTGCGACCCTGCGAACCCTTCGCCAGCAGACTCGGAAGACACCGGGTAAGCCGAATCGCGCGCTCTCCGACTTCATTGCTCCGATTGGGAGCGGCAAGGCGGACTACATCGGGATGTTCGCCGTCACGGCGGGGCACGGGACGGCGGGTCTGGTCGCCGAATTTGAGGAGGCGTACGATGACTACTCAGCGATTCTGGTCAGGGCGCTGGCGGACCGGCTGGTAGAGGCATTTGCGGAGTGGCTGCACGAGCGTGTTCGCCGCACCCTCTGGGGCTATGCGCACGAAGAGGCCCTGTCGAGCACCGATCTGATACTCGAACGCTACCGGGGCATCCGCCCGGCACCCGGGTATCCTGCACAGCCCGATCACACGGAGAAGGAAACGATCTGGGACCTGTTGGATGCGGAAGCGAAAACAGGAATCCGCCTGACCGACAGCCTTGCCATGGATCCGGCCGCCTCGGTATGTGGACTTTATTTCGCACACCCGGATGCCGATTACTTCAACGTCGGCAAGGTGCTACGAGATCAGGTCGCGGACTATGCGGGACGTAAGCGTCGGACGATGGAAGAAATGGAACGGTGGCTTGCCCCCAGGCTCGGATACGATCCCGACAAGGTGTCGAAGCCGAGCGGATCGTAA